The following proteins come from a genomic window of Trinickia caryophylli:
- a CDS encoding metallophosphoesterase, with the protein METRPGYFPVVCRHEPNVAGRDFVVGDLHGCVDALRYLLREIEFDGELDRLFSVGDLVDRGSQSEEALTLLDKPWFYPVLGNHEEALCLVVEGGMRRNWWYGIGGEWAEGVPDDVLREYARRLRTLPLVRVVGTGMRRFNVLHAEFFGSDAELDAGAFNERVRQQLLWGRELALGSADPARQTGLSVTYCGHTPMRDMGRIGSQIFIDTGAFAATGKLTITEALTPKTWSVSVHTALAEGAAQMSLP; encoded by the coding sequence ATGGAAACCAGGCCTGGATATTTCCCCGTCGTTTGCCGGCATGAACCGAACGTTGCCGGGCGCGACTTCGTCGTCGGCGATCTGCACGGCTGTGTGGATGCGCTGCGCTACCTGCTGCGCGAAATCGAATTCGACGGCGAGCTCGACCGGCTTTTCTCGGTCGGAGACCTCGTCGATCGCGGCAGCCAGTCGGAGGAGGCGCTGACGCTGCTCGACAAGCCCTGGTTCTATCCGGTGCTGGGCAATCACGAAGAGGCGCTGTGCCTTGTCGTCGAAGGCGGCATGAGGCGCAATTGGTGGTATGGAATCGGCGGCGAGTGGGCCGAGGGCGTGCCCGACGACGTACTGCGCGAATATGCGCGGCGACTCCGAACGCTGCCGCTCGTGCGCGTGGTGGGCACCGGCATGCGCCGTTTCAACGTACTGCATGCGGAGTTTTTCGGCAGTGACGCCGAACTGGACGCGGGCGCGTTCAACGAGCGCGTGCGTCAGCAACTGCTCTGGGGGCGCGAGTTGGCGCTTGGCAGTGCCGACCCGGCTCGGCAAACGGGGCTTTCGGTCACCTATTGCGGCCACACGCCGATGCGCGACATGGGGCGCATCGGCTCTCAGATCTTCATCGACACCGGCGCATTTGCCGCCACCGGCAAGCTCACCATCACGGAAGCGCTGACGCCGAAGACGTGGTCGGTATCCGTTCATACCGCGCTTGCGGAGGGTGCGGCGCAAATGTCGTTGCCGTAG